Proteins encoded together in one Nostoc sp. PCC 7524 window:
- a CDS encoding ribbon-helix-helix domain-containing protein → MDNLIILDDVAIPSELLAATDKAIQQGKAKSRNDFIAKALRRELEAIKRTEIDAQLSEMVNDEDYQRDVLQMEAEFATAEWEAFKLAESQE, encoded by the coding sequence ATGGACAACCTAATTATTCTTGATGATGTAGCAATACCATCCGAATTATTAGCCGCGACTGATAAAGCTATCCAACAAGGAAAAGCTAAAAGTCGTAATGATTTTATTGCTAAAGCCTTGCGTCGGGAATTAGAAGCAATCAAACGGACAGAAATTGATGCTCAATTATCAGAAATGGTTAATGATGAGGATTATCAAAGGGATGTGTTGCAAATGGAAGCTGAATTTGCAACTGCTGAATGGGAAGCTTTTAAGTTAGCGGAATCTCAAGAATGA